The Streptococcus sp. DTU_2020_1001019_1_SI_AUS_MUR_006 sequence CGACACCGACCAAATCCTACCCAAGCAGTTTCTCAAGTTAATTGATAAAAAAGGCTTTGGTAAGTACCTCATGTATGCTTGGAGATATTTGGACGATAAGTATACTGAGGATCCAGACTTTGTCTTTAACCGACCTGAATATCGGAAAGCTAGTATTCTCATCTCAGGGGATAACTTTGGGGCAGGGTCTTCGAGGGAACACGCAGCTTGGGCTCTAGCTGACTATGGTTTTAAGGTCGTGATTGCGGGGTCTTTTGGGGATATTCATTACAATAATGAACTCAATAATGGAATGTTGCCAATTGTTCAGCCCAGAGAGGTTAGAGAGAAACTAGCCAACTTGAAACCAAGCGACCAGGTAACTGTGGACTTGGAACAACAAAAAATCATTTCACCAGTTGGGGAATTCACTTTCGAAATTGATAGCGAATGGAAACACAAGCTCTTAAATGGTTTGGATGATATCGGTATTACCATGCAGTACGAAGATTTGATTGCTGCTTATGAAAAACAACGCCCAGCCTATTGGCAGGATTAGAATAAATATAGAAAAGGAAATAGAACTATGACAAAACACATTCAATGGGACGGAACACTTTCACAAGAAGGCTACGACATTTTAAAAGGTGAGGGCGGATGTATCGTTTGTCCTACTAAAGTCGGTTACATTATCATGACTAGTGACAAGGCTGGACTTGAACGTAAGTTTGAAGCCAAAGAACGTAACCGTAACAAACCAGGTGTTGTTCTCTGTGGTAGCATGGATGAGCTTCGCGCTTTAGCACAACTCAATCCAGAAATTGAAACCTTCTACCAAAAACATTGGGACGAAGACATTCTCCTTGGTTGTATTCTTCCTTGGAAACCAGAAGCTTTTGAAAAATTGAAAGCATACGGTGATGGACGTGAGGAACTCATGACTGACGTTCGTGGAACGAGTTGTTTTGTCATCAAGTTTGGTAAAGCTGGTGAACAGTTGGCTGCTAAACTTTGGGAAGAAGGCAAGATGGTCTACGCTTCATCAGCTAACCCGTCTGGAAAAGGAAATCGTGGTAAGGTGGAAGGAATCGGTCAACGTATCGAAGGAGCAGTGGATCTTGTCATTGAAGCAGACGACTATGTTGCTTCAATCCAACCTGACAAAACAATCGAAACTCGCTACGAGCAAGGTGTGATGGTATCTATGGTTGATAAAGACGGCAAGCTTATTCCAGAACAAGGAGGAGCGCGCTCAACATCACCAGCACCAGTTGTGATCCGTAAAGGACTTGACATCGATAAAATCATGATGCATCTGTCAGACACCTTTAACTCATGGGACTACCGTCAAGGGGAGTATTATTAATATTGAAAAGAAGTCTAGTGTTAAGAGACATTGAAGCTCCTAACGCTGGGCTTTTTCTTTAGAAATTCTTTTCATTTTTTGATAGATATGATATGCTAGATGCAGAATATATTAATAGAATGTAGTTTCGTT is a genomic window containing:
- the leuD gene encoding 3-isopropylmalate dehydratase small subunit gives rise to the protein MEKFTVYTGTTVPLMNDNIDTDQILPKQFLKLIDKKGFGKYLMYAWRYLDDKYTEDPDFVFNRPEYRKASILISGDNFGAGSSREHAAWALADYGFKVVIAGSFGDIHYNNELNNGMLPIVQPREVREKLANLKPSDQVTVDLEQQKIISPVGEFTFEIDSEWKHKLLNGLDDIGITMQYEDLIAAYEKQRPAYWQD
- a CDS encoding L-threonylcarbamoyladenylate synthase, producing the protein MTKHIQWDGTLSQEGYDILKGEGGCIVCPTKVGYIIMTSDKAGLERKFEAKERNRNKPGVVLCGSMDELRALAQLNPEIETFYQKHWDEDILLGCILPWKPEAFEKLKAYGDGREELMTDVRGTSCFVIKFGKAGEQLAAKLWEEGKMVYASSANPSGKGNRGKVEGIGQRIEGAVDLVIEADDYVASIQPDKTIETRYEQGVMVSMVDKDGKLIPEQGGARSTSPAPVVIRKGLDIDKIMMHLSDTFNSWDYRQGEYY